The genomic window GATGACGGGTTCCAGGATTTCGCCGATACCGCCTGGCCGATCCTGCGCGAACATGGCTTCTGCCCGATCGTCTATCTGCCCTCGGGCCTGATGGGTGGCACCGACAGCTGGGCCGGGGGCAACATCCCGCCCCGCCCGCTGATGGAATGGGACAGGGTCAAGGCGCTGGCAGCGGAAGGGGTCAGCTTTGGCGCACATAGTGTCAGCCATCCCGATCTGTCGACGCTGGATACAGAGACCTTGGAGGATGAAGTCACCGGATCCGGTCAGGATATTGCCGCCCGGCTTGGTCAACCCGTCCGGCATTTCGCGCCGCCCTATGGCGCGTCGAACCCGAATGTACGCGCACAGATTGCCCGGCACTACGACACCTCGGTCGGCACCCGTCTGGGCGTGGCAAAAGCGGGCGATGACATCCACGACCTGCCGCGGCTCGAGATGTTCTATTTCACCGACATCGCCCGCTGGCAGGCGCATCTTGCCGGGCGGGGCGGGTCCTATTTGGCGGCCCGCAAACTGATGCGCGGCGTGCGAAGCGGGCTGAGCAGGGTGCTGCCCATCAACTGAATGTCAGGCTTCGGGTGCAAGCGTTCCGATCCGGTGGG from Ruegeria sp. YS9 includes these protein-coding regions:
- a CDS encoding polysaccharide deacetylase family protein — protein: MPAWQADILMYHSISDAPGPTSIAPDVFAAQMQALAASGLPVVTPDALANPPAPRVVIISFDDGFQDFADTAWPILREHGFCPIVYLPSGLMGGTDSWAGGNIPPRPLMEWDRVKALAAEGVSFGAHSVSHPDLSTLDTETLEDEVTGSGQDIAARLGQPVRHFAPPYGASNPNVRAQIARHYDTSVGTRLGVAKAGDDIHDLPRLEMFYFTDIARWQAHLAGRGGSYLAARKLMRGVRSGLSRVLPIN